The following are from one region of the Synergistaceae bacterium genome:
- a CDS encoding 4-phosphopantoate--beta-alanine ligase, whose translation SRNAYLSPDERKASLCLNRSLSNAKKRIMEGERDAALIRDSIISQISSEPLARIDYIEILNAETFCPTDKIVHNTLVAAAVYFGNTRLIDNFTFEGETK comes from the coding sequence CTCAAGAAATGCATATCTTTCACCAGATGAGAGAAAAGCATCTCTCTGTTTGAATCGCAGCCTTTCAAACGCAAAAAAGCGTATAATGGAAGGAGAAAGAGATGCCGCTCTCATAAGAGATTCTATAATATCTCAGATATCTTCTGAACCTCTTGCGAGAATTGATTATATTGAAATACTAAATGCCGAAACATTTTGTCCCACTGACAAAATAGTTCATAACACTCTCGTAGCAGCAGCCGTTTATTTCGGAAATACGAGGCTGATAGACAACTTTACTTTTGAAGGAGAAACAAAATGA
- a CDS encoding aspartate 1-decarboxylase — MILTMLKSKIHRAIVTESNINYIGSITIDKELMDASGILEYEKVAVLDIENGNRFDTYAIEGESGSGIVCVNGAAARLVQCGDKVIILAYCHIDSAEAKSHSPKTVFMGANNQVLEIKNSED, encoded by the coding sequence ATGATACTCACAATGCTGAAATCAAAAATACATCGAGCCATAGTGACCGAGTCAAACATCAATTACATTGGGAGCATAACTATTGATAAAGAGTTGATGGATGCTTCAGGAATACTTGAGTATGAGAAAGTGGCGGTATTGGATATAGAGAACGGGAATAGATTTGACACTTATGCGATTGAAGGAGAGAGTGGGAGCGGAATCGTTTGTGTCAATGGCGCTGCAGCAAGGTTAGTACAGTGCGGAGACAAAGTTATAATTCTTGCTTACTGTCATATAGATTCTGCTGAAGCGAAGTCCCACTCTCCCAAAACAGTATTTATGGGAGCAAATAATCAGGTTCTCGAAATTAAAAACAGCGAAGATTAA